The Roseomonas haemaphysalidis genome segment ATCAGCTTCAGCATCGCCTGGCGGGGCCAGGGCAGCGCCGTCTCAATCCTTGCGGATCTCGGCGGAAGCGTAGGCGGTGACTTCCATCGAAACGGCGATCTCGGTCACGGTCGGGGTGGTCCAGGTCATGGCGCTGCTCCTCGGGTTGGTCGCCCGCCCAGCGTGCTGCGAGGCGTCAACTCCTGCAAGATGGGAAGCGGGGGGCGGGTTTCACCGGGGGAAGACGGCAGGGCCGGCGAAAGAGCCCCTGATGCTGTTCTTTTCGC includes the following:
- the pqqA gene encoding pyrroloquinoline quinone precursor peptide PqqA — translated: MTWTTPTVTEIAVSMEVTAYASAEIRKD